The segment AAGCCCAATCAGCGCCGGACCCTCAAAGGTGACCGGAAAATCCTGCTGAAGCGCGCTCACGACGTTTCAGACCGCGAACGGCTCATCATGGAGACCTGGACAGGAGCATTCCCCCCAGCTCTTGGCGGCTTACGAGCACAAGGAGCGCTTCTACCATATCTGGGACTGTACCAATCGGCGTGGTGCCGAACAGGCTCTCGCCACCTGGATTGACAACATCCCTCAGGGGCAGAAGGAGGTTTGGAAGGATCTCGTCAGCGCCGTCAGTGGCTGGCGTGAAGAGATGCTGACCTACTTTGAGACCGACATCCCGATCACCAACGCTTTCACGTAGTCGATAAACCGCCTAGCCAAGGACAAAAACCGTGATGGCCGGGGCTATTCGTTCGAGGTAATGCGAGCCCGGATGCTCTATACCACCAAGCACAAGAAGAAGGCGCCACAAGTCAAGGAATCCCCGTTTCTGGGCAGAGCCACCATGACCTACAACATGGGACTCCCCGAGCCTGAGAAGAACTTCGGTGTCGATCTATCAACCTTCTGGAAGGACTAAGGGTTGGATGGGGCTGGAAGGCCCATCAACCACTTAATCCGGATACCCATTTAAAAATAGCAGGGCTACTTGGCGTCGGCTGTTTCCAATATGCCTTCGGTGGGCCTGCCCAGTGGTCTTGCCCACTCGCTCCTTTCAGACGACATCGTAACGTTACGATAACGTAGCGTTACGATGTTACGGTGCAGCCTCCTGTCCAGCCGCCGGCGCCTCCAGCAGTACTGAAGGCTCCACCCCCAGCGCCTCGGCCAGCTTGAAGATGTTGAGCAATGCGATGTTGCGCTGCCCACGCTCAACACCCCCCAGATAGCTGCGTGCCAAGCCACTTTCCAGTGCTAGGCGTTCTTGCGACCACCCTCTGGTCTTTCTGATTTCTATCAGCTTCAGGCCGAAGCGTAGTCGGGGATCAAGGGCCATATTTCTCTCTTCTTTAAAGAGAAATGACTCTATGAGTACCCCCTCTATAGGGCTACGCCCGATAAGTACCCGCACTATGAGTGACAATTGAATGCAGGCCCCATAAAATGGCCTCTATGAGTAACAAAATGGGGGAAATGACGTATGGCAAGCGTCTGGAAGACTGCGGGGGTGGGAGCGGCGGCGGGGCTGGCAGTTCCGGTGGCTGGGCTTTCAGGTCTTGCTGCCGCTGGTCTTACGCTGATTCTTGTACTGGCGATGATCGGCGTGGGGCCTGCGCGCCTGTCACAGGCATCGCTTTGGGGGCTGTTGACCAGTGAGCTGATGCTCTATCTACTGATTTCGCTGGCGATCTTCACGCTGTCCTTCCGCTTTCTGGCGCGCTTGCAGGCCCGCTGTCAGGCCCTTGTCGCCAGGATCAACGCCCAGCAGGGACTGTCATTCGATGCTGGACATCTCCTGGGTTATCCCGCACCGGCATTCCTTGTTTTTGACTCTCAGAATCGCAAGATCGCGGCCTGTGATGTGGTCAATGACGCATACAAACTGCACGACTTCTCCTGGCTGCTTGGTTGGCGGATGACCTGGCGCGAGGTCGAGAGCATGGAGATGAACGGCGGTAGCCGTCAGGTCAACGCCAGCGGCATGAGCGTGCCGACCTTCGAGCGCACGGTACGCGCGAAAGACTTCGCCATCGAGCTGCAAACCGCCGATCCGCAACGACCAGTGCTCAGTTTTCCCATGAGCCGTCGGGCGGCGGAAACCTGGTGTGCCCGGCTCAATGCCATCTTCAACGGATAAGCTCGCGAGGAACTGCGATGAAACACTACCGGAGCTTGCTGCTTCTGCCTTTTGTATTGACGGGCTGCGCCACAACCGACATGCAGGGGGCGCTGGATTCACTGAGCGGACTGGGACAATCCATTGGGACCAGTCTGTCGCAAGCGGCTACGCCCGCAAGCGCGGCAAACCGCAACAGCCTGCTGGGCACTCCACTGCATAACGCCTTGCGCCAGAATCTTTCTACCGACGGTCGCGCCCCGGAGTGGCCCAAGGTGGTGATCAGCAATCTGCAAATTCCGGCGGATCAGATGACCCTGACCCGTAGCCTCACGCTCAAAGCCAGTGATTGCATTCGCTTTGACGCAGTGCTCTGGTACGACGCCAAGCGCCCCGAGCGCTTCAGCAATCTGTCGCTTTGCGCACCGGAGTTGCCGAAACAGTCGAACAATTTCGTGCTGACCTGGAAGAGCTTTTCCATCTCCGGAAAAACCAGTGGTCAGGTTCGTAGCGATGGACCGATCCCACCGTACAGCAAGCTGCCCAGCGACCCGGCGATGGAGCGCTGGCTGATGAATCAGTTCGGCCTTTACTATGTCGGTTCACTGTTGACGCTGGTCGGCTATGACCCCAACTTCACGGTCGATGACCGCCGCTTCTGGATCAGGAACATCAAGGGATGAAAGCGTTGCTGCTGGCGGCCATGCCAGTGATGCTGATGGATGGCACTGCCCCAGACCTCAACCACTGGTTGCGGATCGAGCCAGCCATCGTCGCCGCCGTGGAATGCCGTCAAGCCTTGCCGTTGCACGTACTGGACGGCATTGCGCCCAATGCTCCCGGCAGTTGGTCGCTGAC is part of the Stutzerimonas balearica DSM 6083 genome and harbors:
- a CDS encoding helix-turn-helix domain-containing protein, encoding MALDPRLRFGLKLIEIRKTRGWSQERLALESGLARSYLGGVERGQRNIALLNIFKLAEALGVEPSVLLEAPAAGQEAAP